A section of the Verrucomicrobium sp. GAS474 genome encodes:
- a CDS encoding substrate-binding domain-containing protein, translated as MARPADKLRAVVEVIRARIAHGSDALRGMPGERQLAIELGVSRQTVRSAIGQLEREGCLARLPNGRIGAAAGREGSARRPEIGFVRRAEGSQENAFWLNGITRAVDGRATVREVSFDHFGDPALAAALEAFDGIFLHPSRESASPWLGERLRSSRCRVAILDFDWTAYGLPSISVFPARAEWKLLEHLRDLGHRRVDCVNAQPLDPVIEARIAAWREGLAEFGLTGRLHSDPGYPAVEMAYRLMRRKLKARERSPLGTALLCVTGPAAVGTLRACADEGIAVGRDLSVVAMNDEGLGPYLTPSLTCLQSPPRENFLLSAVEWMIGRKEWQGSLWVEPKDIPMFVGESSGAALRSF; from the coding sequence ATGGCGAGACCCGCTGACAAGCTCCGGGCGGTGGTGGAGGTGATCCGGGCGCGGATTGCCCACGGGAGCGACGCGCTCCGGGGGATGCCGGGGGAGCGGCAGCTGGCGATCGAGCTGGGGGTGAGCCGCCAGACGGTGCGGAGCGCGATCGGGCAGCTGGAGCGCGAGGGATGCCTGGCCCGGCTGCCGAACGGGCGGATCGGGGCCGCTGCCGGGAGGGAGGGGAGCGCGCGGCGGCCGGAGATCGGGTTCGTCCGGCGCGCGGAGGGATCCCAGGAGAATGCGTTTTGGCTGAACGGGATCACCCGGGCCGTCGACGGACGGGCGACGGTGCGGGAGGTTTCCTTCGACCACTTCGGCGATCCGGCGCTCGCGGCGGCGCTGGAGGCGTTCGACGGGATCTTCCTCCATCCGTCGAGGGAAAGTGCCTCGCCGTGGCTGGGGGAGCGGCTCCGTTCCTCCCGGTGCCGGGTGGCGATTCTCGATTTCGACTGGACCGCCTACGGCCTGCCCTCGATCTCGGTCTTCCCGGCGCGGGCCGAGTGGAAGCTCCTCGAGCACCTGCGGGACCTGGGCCATCGGCGGGTCGATTGCGTCAACGCGCAGCCCCTCGATCCGGTGATCGAGGCCCGCATCGCGGCGTGGCGGGAGGGGCTGGCGGAATTCGGCCTCACGGGCCGGCTTCATTCCGATCCGGGCTACCCGGCGGTGGAGATGGCCTATCGCCTGATGCGGCGGAAGCTGAAGGCGCGGGAGCGGTCGCCGCTCGGCACCGCGCTGCTCTGCGTGACCGGCCCCGCCGCTGTCGGGACGCTCCGCGCCTGCGCCGACGAGGGGATCGCGGTGGGGCGCGACCTCTCCGTGGTGGCGATGAATGACGAGGGGCTGGGCCCCTACCTGACGCCCTCGCTGACCTGCCTCCAATCGCCGCCCCGGGAGAATTTCCTCCTTTCGGCCGTCGAATGGATGATCGGAAGGAAGGAGTGGCAGGGGTCGCTGTGGGTGGAGCCGAAGGATATCCCGATGTTCGTCGGGGAATCGTCGGGTGCGGCCCTGCGATCGTTTTAA
- a CDS encoding AraC family transcriptional regulator — translation MIFQYTYRGRGTIEFGGKAYDVPPGHAFIAMIPEASRYYYPPEEKGEWVFSWINFYGDLAFRLWGGLRERGGPVVALAPAAVRLLEALIARARSRAWRDPYEVSGDAYRFYLEVLRHVRPVQRKTAEPLARAIAHLRNHYQTPLRIKEVAALVEMSREHFTRLFFKQMGVSPALFLRQIRLEMAARLLRTTELPVAEVAFRSGFASATQMGVFFKRRNRLSPTLYRRRNRSEAGKPGPKQKRLASAKAIR, via the coding sequence GTGATATTCCAGTACACCTACCGGGGCCGGGGGACGATCGAGTTCGGCGGGAAGGCCTATGACGTGCCGCCGGGGCACGCCTTCATCGCGATGATCCCGGAGGCGAGCCGCTATTACTATCCGCCGGAGGAAAAGGGGGAGTGGGTCTTTTCCTGGATCAATTTCTACGGGGACTTGGCGTTCCGGCTCTGGGGCGGATTGCGGGAGCGGGGCGGCCCGGTGGTGGCGCTGGCCCCGGCGGCGGTGCGGCTGCTGGAGGCGCTGATCGCGCGGGCGCGGAGCCGCGCCTGGCGCGATCCCTACGAGGTGAGCGGCGACGCGTACCGCTTTTACCTGGAGGTCCTCCGGCATGTGCGGCCGGTGCAGCGGAAGACGGCGGAGCCGCTGGCCCGGGCGATCGCCCACCTGCGGAACCATTACCAGACGCCGCTGCGGATCAAGGAGGTGGCGGCGCTGGTCGAGATGAGCCGGGAACACTTCACCCGGCTCTTCTTCAAGCAGATGGGGGTGAGCCCGGCGCTCTTCCTCCGGCAGATCCGGCTGGAGATGGCGGCCCGCCTGCTGCGGACGACGGAGCTGCCGGTGGCCGAGGTCGCCTTCCGGAGCGGCTTCGCCTCGGCGACGCAGATGGGGGTCTTCTTCAAGCGGCGGAACCGGCTCTCCCCGACGCTCTATCGTCGGCGGAACCGGAGCGAAGCGGGGAAGCCGGGGCCGAAGCAGAAGCGGCTGGCGTCGGCCAAGGCGATTCGGTAA
- the melA gene encoding alpha-galactosidase — MSLKITLIGAGSVVFAKNLISDVLQFAELSDATLCLMDIDPARLKVAKVMAERIVAALGVKATVTATLDRREAVRGARYVICTVQVGGYKPGTVIDFEIPRKYGLLQTIGDTLGVGGVFRALRTIPVINRIAQDIAEVGAPDCLLLNYTNPMAMNCTAVHRAVGIPHVGLCHSVQGTSQQLATLAGLPFEDVTYKVAGINHMAFFLKFEYKGQDAYPLLFALLDKPGFNAEKVRFEMMRRTGYFVTESSEHQSEYVPYFIHHGKKVIERFDVPIDEYLRRCEAIIGTWEKTEAELLGGKDGIVVHPQSHEYGSYIIHSRETDTPRVIYGNVPNRNLIDNLPAGACVEVPCLVDAQGIQPTHVGTLPPQLAALCQSNINVQDLTVEAALTGKREHIYHAVMMDPHTATVLPLDKIWAMCDDLIEAHQKVGLLGDFAPVIPHTGRAWAGTGDRLIADIRLDEKATSRKKDGTLHAEVVVINPRPKAVTASLELRATPYGSRLSSRPPLKLKIAVPAGKTVRKPVTLPHGTPLSQGLALRLESPSSDILTKDYLVRPRTVLQAGGEGARFELKLAGFPAAEGTLKVKNRSIHFRIAVDDSKITPSAVTWEGSTVELFFAASDSDPITPFFLLPQPGAKKVTCLSSARKPFPGLAPRITPSRKGAGYEIEIEIPFATAGISSTAESLLFDVYANVTALGDAHSGGRTSLGGHFDSHANPNHFTRVEFAR; from the coding sequence ATGAGCCTCAAGATCACCCTCATCGGTGCCGGATCGGTCGTTTTCGCCAAGAACCTCATCAGCGACGTCCTCCAGTTCGCCGAACTTTCCGACGCCACCCTCTGCCTCATGGACATCGATCCCGCCCGCCTCAAGGTGGCGAAGGTCATGGCCGAACGGATCGTCGCCGCCCTCGGCGTGAAGGCCACGGTCACCGCCACCCTCGACCGCCGCGAGGCCGTCCGCGGCGCCCGCTACGTCATCTGCACCGTCCAGGTCGGCGGCTACAAGCCCGGCACCGTCATCGACTTCGAGATCCCCCGCAAATACGGACTCCTCCAGACCATCGGGGACACCCTCGGCGTCGGCGGCGTCTTCCGCGCCCTCCGCACCATCCCCGTCATCAACCGCATCGCACAGGACATCGCCGAGGTCGGCGCCCCCGATTGCCTCCTGCTGAACTACACCAACCCGATGGCGATGAACTGCACCGCCGTTCACCGCGCCGTCGGCATCCCCCACGTCGGCCTCTGCCACTCCGTCCAGGGCACCTCCCAGCAGCTCGCCACCCTCGCCGGGCTCCCCTTCGAGGACGTCACCTACAAGGTCGCCGGGATCAACCACATGGCCTTCTTCCTGAAGTTCGAGTACAAGGGCCAGGACGCCTACCCCCTCCTCTTCGCCCTCCTCGACAAGCCCGGCTTCAATGCGGAGAAAGTCCGCTTCGAGATGATGCGCCGCACCGGCTACTTCGTCACCGAGTCGAGCGAACACCAGAGCGAATACGTCCCCTACTTCATCCACCACGGGAAAAAGGTGATCGAGCGGTTCGACGTCCCCATCGACGAATACCTCCGCCGCTGCGAGGCGATCATCGGCACCTGGGAAAAGACCGAGGCCGAGCTCCTCGGCGGCAAGGACGGCATCGTCGTCCACCCCCAGTCCCACGAATACGGCTCCTACATCATCCACTCGCGGGAGACCGACACCCCCCGCGTCATCTACGGGAACGTCCCCAACCGGAACCTCATCGACAACCTCCCCGCCGGGGCCTGCGTCGAGGTTCCCTGCCTCGTCGACGCCCAGGGCATCCAGCCGACCCACGTGGGAACCCTCCCGCCCCAGCTCGCCGCCCTCTGCCAGAGCAACATCAACGTCCAGGACCTCACCGTCGAAGCCGCCCTCACCGGAAAGCGGGAACACATCTACCACGCCGTGATGATGGACCCCCACACCGCCACCGTCCTCCCCCTCGACAAGATCTGGGCCATGTGCGACGACCTCATCGAAGCCCACCAGAAAGTCGGCCTCCTCGGCGACTTCGCCCCCGTCATCCCCCACACCGGCCGCGCCTGGGCCGGCACCGGAGACCGCCTCATCGCCGACATCCGCCTCGACGAAAAAGCCACCAGCAGGAAAAAGGATGGCACGCTCCACGCCGAGGTCGTCGTCATCAACCCCCGCCCCAAGGCCGTCACCGCCTCCCTCGAGCTCCGCGCCACCCCCTACGGAAGCCGCCTCTCCTCCCGGCCCCCGCTCAAGCTCAAGATCGCCGTCCCCGCCGGGAAGACCGTCCGCAAGCCGGTCACCCTCCCCCACGGGACGCCCCTTTCCCAAGGCCTCGCCCTCCGCCTCGAAAGCCCCTCCTCCGACATCCTCACCAAAGACTACCTCGTCCGCCCCCGCACCGTCCTCCAAGCGGGAGGAGAGGGAGCCCGCTTCGAGCTGAAGCTCGCCGGATTCCCCGCCGCCGAAGGAACGCTAAAAGTCAAAAACCGGTCGATCCATTTCCGCATCGCCGTCGACGACTCGAAGATCACCCCCTCCGCCGTCACCTGGGAAGGATCGACCGTCGAACTCTTCTTCGCCGCCTCGGACAGCGATCCGATCACCCCGTTCTTCCTCCTCCCCCAGCCCGGCGCGAAGAAAGTCACCTGCCTCTCCAGCGCACGGAAACCGTTCCCCGGCCTCGCCCCCCGCATCACCCCGAGCCGGAAAGGCGCGGGCTACGAGATCGAGATCGAGATCCCCTTCGCCACCGCCGGAATCAGCTCCACGGCGGAGAGCCTCCTCTTCGACGTCTACGCCAACGTCACCGCCCTCGGCGACGCCCACAGCGGCGGCCGCACCTCCCTCGGCGGCCACTTCGACTCCCACGCCAACCCCAACCACTTCACCCGCGTCGAGTTCGCCCGATAA
- a CDS encoding carboxypeptidase regulatory-like domain-containing protein has translation MSGSQPDFPRPSGSPTRQLPPRPNLDFYRNEAKSLLKAHATGAPEALARFVSLRGAKEEPPALNDAQWVIAREHGFKNWAEFKEAVLSRTRTEGGMLFRVVDPETGEPIVGAVLSIEASPAAKNQLKTGADGTAVVPPLASGSQYLSIRVVHSERVPRLVSWSWNRQTARLPETFVLTMERRRTIGGVVRNRRGEPVGHARVVLILRGSSGDREGAQVFNDLWEREAVTDAEGRWTFSEAPSDLIRMSVAVAHPEYVRERIDPLPPAEAFRAREAVLIVRDGSVCEGTVIDAAGVPLNGVEVFFGEAGSDSVTRPSTITDVAGRFRFGALSLEGGRDRPILTFIAPGYAPELIELFIDVPSVPLRVVLSEGTPIRGRIVDAEGKPVAGVHLGPHSWRGHRSLRNWFADSDENGEFVWEHGPDDSVWCLLVHEDFEVQMGELRVQADPLVFRMRRPLRVEGSVVDARTGLPIPIFTLLAGKEFGGQTVPFWNDPRLRRPVEYREGRYLHHFGRYDFLSVGHGGGPGEEPFQRIRIEANGYLPSVSRRIARGEGNVVIDFPLSPIADVSGTVVSPEGKPVEGARLTVVGTGGVATIRAGRVIQEDEHWTVETDEKGSYDFPAQEANFPVVVLHPDIGYLVTTSEEVLGTSVLRLQAWAGVRVKTSPLPVGSHISLFFPDEKGPTALPAILLEKQATAEEGGLFFGHLRAGLAQMAVAGLAWGHMPFIEVVEGSVTEIDLRGRGEGSICGRLTLPGDMSRFEPLAIQGRLMPCFSGAAFTGAFEIDPDGVFHVDGVAPGKYRLVIHFRSPRPATAEGMPVYIATTEFTLGEETKRLDLGTMQPELKIATVSKPPIP, from the coding sequence ATGTCCGGATCGCAGCCCGATTTCCCTCGTCCCAGCGGTTCCCCTACACGGCAATTGCCGCCCCGTCCCAACCTCGATTTCTACAGGAACGAGGCCAAATCTCTGCTGAAGGCCCACGCGACGGGAGCCCCCGAAGCTCTGGCGCGTTTTGTCTCCCTACGAGGAGCGAAGGAGGAGCCGCCCGCGCTGAATGACGCGCAATGGGTGATCGCCCGGGAACATGGCTTCAAGAATTGGGCTGAATTCAAGGAGGCGGTCCTTTCCAGAACCCGGACGGAGGGAGGTATGCTGTTTCGCGTCGTCGATCCTGAAACGGGAGAGCCGATTGTCGGTGCTGTTCTTTCCATCGAGGCAAGTCCTGCGGCGAAAAACCAACTCAAGACCGGGGCCGACGGGACGGCGGTGGTGCCTCCCCTCGCTTCTGGCTCTCAGTATCTGAGCATCCGGGTCGTCCATTCGGAGCGGGTGCCGCGCCTGGTTTCCTGGAGCTGGAATCGACAGACAGCGCGATTGCCCGAGACCTTTGTCCTAACAATGGAACGGCGGCGGACGATCGGGGGCGTGGTCCGAAATCGCCGGGGAGAGCCGGTCGGCCATGCCCGGGTGGTCCTGATTCTGCGAGGTTCCTCCGGGGACCGCGAGGGCGCGCAGGTCTTCAATGATCTGTGGGAGCGGGAGGCGGTGACCGATGCGGAAGGACGCTGGACTTTCTCCGAGGCTCCGTCCGATCTCATCCGCATGAGTGTAGCCGTCGCCCACCCAGAGTATGTCCGGGAACGAATCGACCCGCTCCCTCCTGCCGAGGCGTTCCGCGCCAGAGAGGCGGTGCTGATCGTGAGGGACGGCTCCGTCTGTGAGGGAACGGTTATCGATGCGGCGGGAGTTCCCTTGAACGGGGTCGAGGTCTTTTTCGGGGAGGCGGGGTCCGATTCGGTGACGCGGCCTTCGACGATCACCGATGTGGCGGGGCGGTTTCGCTTCGGAGCCCTTTCCCTCGAAGGAGGCCGGGACCGGCCGATTCTGACCTTCATTGCGCCGGGATATGCGCCCGAGTTGATCGAGCTTTTCATCGATGTCCCTTCGGTGCCGCTGCGGGTGGTCCTTTCCGAGGGGACGCCGATTCGAGGGCGGATTGTCGATGCCGAGGGGAAGCCGGTGGCCGGGGTTCACCTTGGGCCGCATAGTTGGCGCGGACATCGCTCGCTGCGAAACTGGTTTGCCGATTCGGATGAGAACGGTGAGTTCGTCTGGGAACATGGGCCGGACGATTCCGTCTGGTGCCTTCTCGTTCACGAGGACTTCGAGGTCCAGATGGGAGAGTTGCGGGTTCAGGCCGATCCGCTGGTCTTTCGCATGCGGCGACCTCTTCGCGTGGAAGGGAGCGTCGTCGACGCGCGGACGGGGCTGCCGATTCCGATCTTCACGTTGCTGGCAGGGAAAGAGTTCGGGGGACAGACGGTGCCATTTTGGAATGATCCCCGCCTTCGCCGCCCTGTCGAGTATCGGGAGGGAAGGTATCTCCATCACTTCGGACGATACGACTTCTTGAGCGTGGGTCATGGCGGGGGACCAGGGGAAGAGCCGTTTCAACGGATTCGGATCGAGGCGAATGGGTATCTTCCCTCCGTTTCCCGGCGCATTGCGCGTGGAGAAGGGAATGTCGTGATCGACTTTCCATTGTCGCCCATTGCCGATGTTTCTGGAACGGTGGTTTCGCCCGAAGGGAAGCCTGTTGAAGGCGCACGGTTGACCGTGGTCGGGACCGGAGGTGTCGCCACGATCCGAGCGGGAAGGGTTATCCAGGAGGATGAGCATTGGACCGTAGAGACAGACGAGAAAGGGAGCTACGACTTTCCTGCGCAGGAAGCGAACTTTCCAGTCGTCGTTCTCCATCCCGATATCGGTTATCTCGTAACGACCAGCGAAGAAGTGCTGGGGACTTCCGTGCTCCGACTCCAGGCGTGGGCCGGTGTCCGAGTTAAGACCTCTCCTTTACCTGTCGGCAGCCATATCTCACTCTTTTTTCCCGATGAAAAAGGTCCAACGGCCCTACCGGCGATCTTGCTTGAAAAGCAGGCTACGGCGGAAGAGGGGGGCCTTTTCTTCGGCCATTTGCGGGCCGGTTTGGCTCAGATGGCGGTAGCGGGGTTGGCTTGGGGCCACATGCCGTTTATCGAGGTGGTCGAGGGCTCAGTGACGGAGATCGACCTGCGGGGGAGAGGTGAAGGATCGATCTGCGGTAGGCTGACGCTCCCCGGCGACATGTCGCGTTTCGAGCCTCTGGCGATCCAAGGACGGTTGATGCCGTGCTTTTCGGGGGCTGCCTTCACTGGGGCTTTCGAGATCGATCCCGATGGAGTGTTCCATGTTGATGGCGTGGCTCCCGGCAAGTACCGCCTTGTGATTCACTTCCGTTCGCCACGACCGGCCACGGCAGAGGGGATGCCTGTTTATATCGCGACGACCGAGTTCACTCTCGGCGAGGAAACGAAGCGGCTCGACCTAGGAACGATGCAGCCCGAATTAAAGATAGCAACAGTGAGCAAGCCACCAATCCCTTAA
- a CDS encoding GDSL-type esterase/lipase family protein, which yields MGKAFFSRRLARRRGSLAERAGNFSRLDIPAGVVLLARFHRFDIDQGREIPPSVGKRGGEKRRKAAASGDPIEAPKRIRVACVGDSITAGYGLPSTAQSYPAQLGKLLGEGWEVGNFGSSGKTLLKNTLAPYWKTGALNKALAFKPDVVVIQLGTNDTKQEYLKLKGDFVGDYKALIALFQKLDTKPRIFLCRPPFIFRADSGGDTEEGLEQLLPLIDQVATETGLPEIDNHAVTGDKGALFPDKLHPNQEGAGILARTVYRGITGKSFEVVMP from the coding sequence ATGGGGAAGGCCTTCTTCTCCCGTCGGCTGGCTCGACGCCGTGGCTCGCTGGCTGAACGAGCAGGGAATTTCTCTCGTCTCGACATCCCCGCCGGAGTCGTCCTCCTCGCCCGCTTCCACCGATTCGACATCGACCAAGGAAGAGAAATCCCTCCCTCCGTCGGGAAGCGGGGCGGAGAAAAGCGAAGAAAAGCGGCCGCTTCCGGAGATCCCATCGAAGCACCCAAGCGGATTCGCGTTGCCTGCGTTGGGGACAGCATCACGGCGGGTTACGGACTGCCTTCCACGGCCCAATCGTATCCGGCCCAGCTTGGAAAATTACTGGGGGAAGGTTGGGAAGTCGGGAATTTCGGCAGTTCCGGCAAGACTCTTCTCAAGAATACCCTGGCTCCCTATTGGAAGACCGGCGCGTTGAACAAGGCCCTTGCCTTCAAGCCCGATGTCGTGGTCATCCAGCTCGGGACGAACGACACGAAACAAGAATACCTCAAGCTCAAGGGCGATTTCGTCGGCGACTACAAGGCGTTGATCGCTCTTTTCCAAAAACTCGACACGAAGCCACGTATCTTCCTCTGTCGTCCTCCCTTCATCTTTCGAGCAGACAGCGGGGGAGACACGGAAGAGGGCCTTGAGCAGCTCTTGCCCCTCATCGACCAAGTCGCGACGGAAACGGGTCTGCCAGAAATCGACAACCATGCGGTCACTGGCGACAAGGGAGCGCTTTTCCCCGACAAACTCCATCCGAATCAGGAGGGAGCAGGCATCCTTGCCCGCACGGTTTACCGCGGGATTACCGGAAAGTCGTTTGAAGTAGTGATGCCCTGA
- a CDS encoding rhamnogalacturonan acetylesterase: MKKTLLFFLPFLALSSVLAQNEINPVEKEPTPTKRQVDPSLPTLFIVGDSTVENGNAGHVGWGEPLVSYFDLKKINVVNMAIGGRSSRSYIEEGRWAAVLSKMKAGDFLLVQFGHNDGGSPSDPKRGDRATLKGGGDDTVNAVNPKNQQEVVVHSYGWYMRQYVSDTKAKGATPIVCSLIPRKLWGSEGKIGHSTDYGAWAQDAAKAAGGLFIDLNGIIADRYNAMGKEKVDTLFADEHTHTNAAGAEINAESVVMGLKGLADNPLASFFSDKGAAVSVAPPIAEAASAPAPTASNP, encoded by the coding sequence ATGAAAAAAACGCTCCTGTTCTTCCTGCCCTTCCTCGCCCTTTCCTCGGTACTGGCCCAGAATGAGATCAATCCCGTCGAGAAGGAACCGACTCCGACCAAGCGGCAGGTTGATCCTTCTCTCCCGACCCTCTTCATTGTCGGCGATTCGACGGTCGAGAACGGCAATGCCGGGCACGTCGGCTGGGGCGAGCCCTTGGTCTCCTATTTCGACCTCAAGAAGATCAACGTCGTCAATATGGCGATTGGCGGGCGAAGCAGCCGTTCCTACATCGAGGAAGGCCGGTGGGCGGCTGTCCTCTCCAAGATGAAGGCGGGCGACTTCCTCCTCGTCCAGTTCGGCCACAATGACGGCGGCTCCCCGAGCGATCCGAAGCGCGGAGACCGCGCCACCCTCAAGGGGGGAGGAGACGACACGGTGAATGCCGTGAACCCCAAGAACCAGCAGGAAGTCGTCGTCCATTCCTATGGCTGGTATATGCGTCAGTATGTCTCCGACACCAAGGCGAAGGGTGCGACGCCTATCGTCTGCTCCCTGATTCCCCGCAAGCTGTGGGGAAGCGAAGGCAAGATCGGCCATTCCACCGATTACGGGGCCTGGGCCCAGGACGCGGCCAAAGCCGCCGGGGGTCTCTTCATCGATCTCAACGGGATCATCGCCGACCGCTACAACGCGATGGGGAAGGAGAAGGTCGACACCCTCTTCGCCGACGAGCACACCCACACCAACGCCGCCGGGGCGGAGATCAACGCCGAGTCGGTCGTGATGGGCCTCAAGGGCCTTGCCGACAATCCTCTGGCGTCGTTCTTCTCGGACAAGGGTGCCGCCGTCAGTGTCGCTCCCCCCATCGCGGAAGCGGCTTCGGCACCGGCGCCGACGGCTTCCAATCCTTGA
- a CDS encoding MFS transporter, with the protein MAVLLAWLLWGDFALSLRDRAVVPIVQLLFKRFGASDTTVGILYSSLPSLLGLTVGPIMGYWSDRYRSRLGRRIPFLLGTTPFIVLTMVGMAFCSQLGASLHVLLGSRSPGLGACSLGMLGTFWFFFEMCCVTLTPIYQGLLNDVVPQEVMGRVMGLVRAFSLGAGIVFNYGMMGMAKTHYIGILLAVAVLYGVGLTMMCLRVKEGGYPPPPESPAATEGGGLAGYCRENFGLGYYRLYFATVVLICLSPLAFNLFSLFYADSVGMSMDSYGKCIALTFGISLLLAYPLGALADRFHPLRVTIAGLVLYAAAMAICPLYVHDATSFGVALVVHGVLSGVAMTAAASLGQRLLPRSKFSEMVSVTSALFSLVQFGFAPALGLLLDRTGHGYVHTFHVSVAMTILAVIAGLFLYRRFVALGGPSGYRPPEI; encoded by the coding sequence TTGGCAGTTCTCCTGGCTTGGCTGCTGTGGGGGGATTTCGCCCTTTCCCTCCGCGACCGCGCCGTGGTGCCGATCGTCCAACTCCTCTTCAAGCGTTTCGGAGCTTCCGACACGACGGTCGGCATCCTTTACTCCTCGCTGCCGTCCCTGCTCGGCCTCACCGTCGGGCCGATCATGGGGTATTGGTCGGACCGTTACCGCTCCCGACTCGGACGCCGCATTCCGTTTCTTCTGGGGACGACCCCCTTCATCGTCCTCACCATGGTCGGGATGGCGTTCTGCTCCCAGTTGGGAGCGTCGCTTCACGTACTCCTGGGGAGTCGCTCGCCGGGGCTCGGGGCGTGCTCGCTCGGTATGCTGGGCACCTTCTGGTTTTTCTTCGAGATGTGCTGCGTCACGTTGACGCCGATCTATCAGGGCCTGTTGAACGACGTCGTTCCGCAAGAGGTCATGGGGCGGGTCATGGGGCTCGTTCGCGCCTTCAGCCTCGGCGCGGGGATCGTCTTCAATTACGGAATGATGGGCATGGCGAAGACCCATTACATCGGGATCCTCCTGGCCGTCGCCGTCCTCTACGGCGTCGGCCTCACGATGATGTGCCTGCGCGTGAAGGAGGGAGGCTATCCTCCGCCTCCGGAGTCTCCGGCTGCGACCGAGGGCGGCGGCTTGGCGGGATACTGTCGGGAAAATTTCGGGCTCGGCTATTACCGACTCTACTTCGCGACGGTGGTGCTCATCTGCCTTTCTCCGCTCGCGTTCAATCTCTTTTCCCTCTTCTATGCGGACAGTGTCGGCATGAGCATGGACTCCTATGGGAAATGCATCGCCCTGACCTTCGGCATTTCCTTGCTCCTGGCCTATCCCCTGGGCGCCTTGGCCGATCGTTTCCATCCCCTGCGCGTGACCATCGCGGGGCTCGTTCTCTATGCCGCGGCGATGGCGATCTGCCCTCTTTACGTCCACGATGCCACGTCGTTCGGCGTGGCGCTGGTCGTTCATGGCGTCCTTTCCGGAGTGGCCATGACCGCCGCGGCATCCTTGGGGCAGCGTCTTTTGCCGAGGTCGAAGTTCTCCGAGATGGTCTCCGTCACCAGCGCTCTCTTCAGCCTCGTCCAATTCGGGTTCGCCCCGGCGCTCGGATTGCTTCTCGACCGGACGGGGCACGGTTACGTCCACACCTTCCACGTCAGCGTCGCGATGACGATCCTTGCCGTGATCGCAGGCCTCTTCCTCTATCGCCGTTTCGTCGCCTTGGGCGGGCCTTCCGGCTACCGGCCGCCCGAAATCTAA
- a CDS encoding rhamnogalacturonan acetylesterase produces MATSTYSKEVGYGFLDASEVSGVDRKTEGSRGSFCTASSPFVFAVDLPEGNYDVKVTFGDPAEAASTAIKAEARRLLLAETPTTAGQIESRTFTLNVRTPAIPGGGEAAIDAREKGTPDWDDKLTLEFNGKRPCIASVEISEAPSAVTLFIAGDSTVTDQPNEPWSGWGMMLPSFLQPGIAVSNQAHSGLALFSFESQKRLQKILATMKKGDYLFIQFGHNDQKDKRPGAGAATTYTADLKRYVEAVRAKEGLPVLVTSMERRLWKGDEFQPSLGAYADAVRQVGQEMNVPVIDLNAMSMVFYKALGPEPSKQAFVHYPANTFPGQDKPLADNTHHNAYGAYELARCIVEGIRAQVPALAPFLREGIGTFDPAKPDAPSSLGIPPSLSQSVEKPAGN; encoded by the coding sequence TTGGCGACATCGACGTACTCGAAGGAGGTGGGCTACGGCTTCCTCGACGCGTCGGAGGTTTCGGGCGTCGACCGCAAGACCGAGGGCTCCCGTGGCAGCTTCTGCACGGCGTCCTCGCCCTTCGTCTTCGCCGTCGACCTGCCCGAAGGGAACTACGACGTGAAGGTTACCTTCGGCGATCCGGCCGAGGCGGCCTCGACGGCGATCAAGGCCGAGGCGCGCCGCCTTCTTCTGGCGGAGACTCCCACGACGGCAGGGCAGATCGAGTCCCGCACCTTCACGCTCAATGTCCGCACGCCTGCCATTCCCGGCGGCGGCGAGGCCGCCATCGATGCCCGGGAAAAAGGGACGCCCGACTGGGACGACAAGCTGACGCTCGAATTCAACGGGAAGCGTCCCTGCATCGCCTCGGTTGAGATTTCCGAGGCACCCTCCGCTGTCACGCTCTTCATCGCGGGAGATTCGACCGTCACCGACCAGCCGAACGAGCCGTGGTCGGGCTGGGGCATGATGCTGCCGTCTTTCCTTCAGCCCGGCATCGCCGTCTCGAATCAGGCGCACTCGGGGCTCGCCCTGTTCAGTTTTGAGTCACAGAAGCGTCTCCAGAAGATCCTCGCGACGATGAAAAAGGGGGACTACCTCTTCATTCAGTTCGGCCATAACGACCAGAAGGACAAGCGTCCAGGAGCCGGAGCAGCGACGACCTACACCGCCGATCTCAAGCGCTATGTCGAGGCGGTCCGAGCGAAGGAAGGGCTGCCGGTCCTCGTCACCTCGATGGAGCGGCGGCTCTGGAAGGGGGACGAATTCCAGCCCAGCCTGGGAGCCTATGCCGACGCGGTGAGGCAGGTGGGGCAGGAGATGAATGTGCCGGTGATCGATCTCAATGCGATGAGCATGGTCTTTTACAAGGCGCTCGGGCCGGAGCCGTCGAAGCAGGCCTTCGTCCATTATCCGGCGAACACCTTCCCGGGCCAGGACAAGCCCCTGGCCGACAATACTCACCACAACGCCTACGGCGCCTACGAATTGGCCCGGTGCATCGTCGAGGGAATCCGGGCGCAGGTTCCTGCCCTCGCGCCCTTTCTGCGTGAGGGAATCGGAACCTTCGATCCGGCCAAGCCCGACGCGCCGTCGAGCCTCGGCATCCCGCCCAGTCTCTCCCAGTCGGTCGAAAAGCCGGCCGGAAATTGA